The following coding sequences lie in one Gemmatimonadota bacterium genomic window:
- a CDS encoding DUF6174 domain-containing protein, translated as MSRVVTKLTLAFAGLLVGGPLHAQVSTLLPEHVRDSTVAAEARTPAVLRVRQRYLDSLAAGRRRWAAAGVIEYQIQAHQECFCFEEPDSTTPLLLVVVRNGKIVGRATGRPADGIPQLTTIDSLFAFVERDLVDPGRIVDRLQLDPQFGFPRDYLALTANIADLSLRIRVDSFAVVQAKAGVKRARAYQP; from the coding sequence GTGAGCCGCGTGGTCACCAAGCTCACGCTCGCCTTCGCCGGCTTGCTTGTGGGCGGACCCCTCCACGCGCAGGTCAGTACCCTCCTGCCTGAGCACGTCCGGGATTCCACCGTCGCCGCTGAGGCCCGAACGCCTGCCGTGCTCCGCGTGCGCCAGCGCTATCTGGACTCGCTCGCCGCCGGGCGGCGGCGCTGGGCTGCTGCCGGTGTGATCGAGTACCAGATCCAGGCACACCAGGAATGCTTCTGCTTCGAGGAACCGGACTCGACGACACCGCTCCTACTGGTAGTTGTCAGGAACGGCAAGATTGTTGGTCGGGCCACCGGCCGGCCGGCGGATGGAATTCCCCAGCTCACGACGATCGATTCCCTCTTCGCGTTTGTCGAACGAGACCTTGTTGATCCTGGTCGCATCGTGGATCGGCTTCAGCTCGACCCACAATTCGGCTTTCCGCGTGACTACCTGGCCTTGACCGCGAACATTGCTGACCTCTCACTGCGCATTCGCGTTGACAGCTTTGCAGTTGTTCAGGCGAAAGCAGGCGTAAAGCGGGCGCGAGCCTACCAGCCGTAA
- a CDS encoding ribbon-helix-helix domain-containing protein, which produces MAKAKIAVTLDEPVLTRLDRMVQGGFYPNRSQAIEAAVLEKLDRLEQHRLAAECAKLDPASEQALAEEGLGADVGAWPAY; this is translated from the coding sequence ATGGCCAAAGCGAAGATTGCCGTCACACTCGACGAGCCGGTGCTGACTCGGCTCGACCGCATGGTGCAGGGAGGGTTCTACCCGAACCGCAGCCAGGCGATCGAAGCCGCAGTCCTGGAGAAACTCGATCGCCTGGAACAGCATCGACTCGCGGCCGAATGTGCAAAGCTCGATCCGGCGTCCGAGCAGGCACTCGCTGAAGAAGGCCTCGGCGCGGATGTGGGCGCATGGCCCGCATACTGA
- a CDS encoding DinB family protein has product MANTEWWQRGPVEGVPAVLQPVAHILLQVRESVGEIVEPLTEEEWNARPAGVASAAFHVRHMAGVIDRLFTYARGNALSAEQLASIPLEGQELLTADVATALGVLSARVDAAVAELRGIDVTTLGDFRGVGRAQLPSTVIGCLVHGAEHAMRHVGQLSVTVRVVRSGKDQT; this is encoded by the coding sequence ATGGCAAATACCGAGTGGTGGCAGCGTGGCCCGGTCGAAGGGGTCCCTGCCGTCCTGCAGCCAGTTGCGCACATCCTGCTGCAAGTGCGCGAGAGTGTCGGCGAGATCGTGGAGCCGTTGACGGAGGAGGAATGGAACGCCCGCCCCGCTGGCGTGGCCTCCGCCGCATTTCACGTGCGCCATATGGCCGGCGTCATCGATCGCCTCTTCACCTACGCCCGCGGCAACGCACTCTCGGCAGAGCAATTGGCGTCGATTCCGTTGGAGGGTCAGGAGCTTCTCACTGCCGACGTCGCGACAGCGCTGGGTGTACTGTCTGCGCGAGTCGACGCGGCCGTTGCTGAGCTTCGCGGCATCGATGTCACCACACTCGGCGACTTCCGCGGGGTAGGGCGGGCCCAGCTCCCCTCCACGGTCATTGGCTGCCTCGTGCATGGGGCAGAGCACGCGATGCGCCATGTCGGGCAGCTTTCTGTGACCGTTCGGGTGGTGCGGTCCGGCAAGGATCAAACCTGA
- a CDS encoding aspartate/glutamate racemase family protein, translating to MKKLGLVGGISWVSTIDYYRLINQGINARCGGLTFAQCVIESLNFDDFTRNNTAGNWDATYRLLADACATLTGAGAEGIVLCANTAHAVSDRLEQELSVPLIHIVSATASAITARGLTRVGLLGTKFTMELPFYRERLRHAGIEAMVPGRQETRDFIQRTIRDELGTGVCLPKTKAAYLTIIDELIAEGAEGIVLGCTELPLLLSAADTTVPVFDTTQIHAAAAVDFALSEDS from the coding sequence ATGAAGAAGCTCGGCCTGGTAGGCGGAATCAGCTGGGTCTCCACGATCGACTACTACCGCCTGATCAATCAAGGCATCAATGCGCGCTGCGGCGGCCTCACCTTCGCCCAGTGCGTCATCGAGTCGCTGAACTTCGACGACTTCACGCGGAACAATACGGCTGGCAATTGGGACGCCACCTATCGGCTCCTGGCTGATGCCTGCGCCACCCTGACCGGGGCCGGGGCCGAGGGGATCGTCCTCTGTGCCAATACCGCGCACGCCGTCTCCGATCGGCTCGAGCAGGAGCTGTCGGTGCCGCTGATCCATATTGTCTCCGCGACAGCTTCAGCGATCACCGCCCGTGGGCTGACCCGAGTGGGCTTGCTTGGCACAAAGTTCACGATGGAACTGCCGTTCTACCGTGAACGACTGCGCCATGCCGGGATCGAGGCAATGGTGCCTGGCCGCCAGGAGACCCGGGACTTCATCCAGCGGACCATCCGCGACGAGCTGGGCACAGGCGTCTGCCTGCCGAAAACGAAAGCCGCCTACCTGACGATCATCGATGAACTCATCGCCGAGGGCGCGGAGGGGATCGTGTTGGGCTGCACCGAGCTGCCATTGCTGCTTTCAGCCGCCGATACCACCGTACCAGTCTTCGACACTACTCAGATACACGCGGCGGCCGCAGTAGATTTCGCCCTGTCGGAGGACAGCTAA
- a CDS encoding type II toxin-antitoxin system PemK/MazF family toxin — MARILRGEIRWADLDPGRGREQAGLRPVLILSQDVFNERSGTVIALALTSQPQRAGFPLTLELASSTLPKQSWVKISQIRTLSVERIGKRLAKVSPEELATVVEGLNEIIGT, encoded by the coding sequence ATGGCCCGCATACTGAGAGGCGAGATTCGATGGGCCGACCTCGACCCAGGTCGCGGTCGGGAGCAAGCCGGCTTGCGTCCGGTCCTGATTCTCAGCCAGGATGTCTTCAACGAACGGTCGGGCACGGTCATCGCCCTAGCGCTGACCAGCCAGCCGCAGCGAGCGGGTTTCCCGCTGACCCTTGAACTCGCTTCCTCCACGCTGCCGAAGCAATCCTGGGTCAAGATCAGTCAGATTCGCACTCTCTCGGTGGAACGTATCGGCAAACGGCTTGCGAAGGTATCACCAGAAGAACTCGCAACCGTCGTCGAAGGGCTCAACGAGATAATCGGGACCTAG
- a CDS encoding dihydrofolate reductase family protein, producing MSRVRVASFSISLDGYGAGPQQSLNNPLGLGGTDLHQWVFPTRTFQRMLFGKDDGTTGVDDDFAARGFENIGSWILGRNMFSPDRGPWADLNWKGWWGDDPPYHVPTFILTHHPRASIEMAGGTTFHFITGGIHEALERAREAAGNKDVRIGGGANTIRQYLRTGLIDEMHFAIAPVLLGTGERLFEGVDSRALGYECVELVPSEKATHVVLRRRGS from the coding sequence ATGTCACGAGTCCGCGTCGCAAGCTTCTCCATCTCGCTCGACGGCTATGGAGCCGGCCCTCAGCAGAGCCTCAACAATCCGCTTGGGCTCGGCGGGACAGATCTCCACCAGTGGGTCTTTCCAACCCGCACCTTCCAGCGGATGCTCTTCGGCAAGGACGACGGTACCACCGGCGTCGACGACGACTTCGCCGCGCGTGGCTTCGAGAACATCGGCTCCTGGATCCTCGGGCGGAACATGTTTTCCCCCGATCGCGGGCCCTGGGCGGACCTGAACTGGAAAGGGTGGTGGGGCGACGACCCACCGTATCACGTGCCGACCTTCATCCTGACGCATCACCCTCGCGCATCCATCGAGATGGCAGGCGGCACCACCTTCCATTTCATCACCGGCGGCATTCACGAGGCGCTCGAGCGGGCACGCGAGGCGGCCGGGAACAAGGATGTGCGCATCGGCGGCGGCGCGAACACCATTCGGCAATATCTTCGAACCGGCCTCATCGATGAGATGCACTTCGCGATTGCGCCGGTGCTACTTGGCACAGGAGAACGGCTCTTCGAAGGCGTCGATTCGCGCGCTCTGGGATACGAATGCGTGGAACTGGTACCGTCGGAGAAGGCCACGCACGTCGTCCTGCGGCGCCGGGGTTCCTGA